The window CCTCCTCAACGAATCTTCCCACttgccctcttcttcttcccacCATTCCCAATCCCATCCAAAAGTTTCCAGAaactcatcctcctcctcctcctccccctcccatgGCCGACGCAAACATGGCGTGGGCGGAGCTCCCCGAAGAGTGCGTCGCCGgcatcctccaccacctcctttGCCTCCCTGACCACTCCATGTTCTCCGGTGTCTGCACAAGGTGGCGCACCATCGCCATGCGGCATCTGCCGCCTATGCAACCGTGGTTGTTCATGCCGTCCACCAACGCGACCTCCTTCTTCTGCGTCGCCTGCGAGCGCACCCACCAGGGGCCCTGCCTGCCGGACAACGCCCGCGGCGCGCGCTTCTGCGGCGCCCACCTTGAAGGttgggtcgccgccgccgagattcCGCATGATGACCGCTCTGTCCCGGGGAATCGTGCCCCCGCTCTGCTCAACCTCTGCACCGGCGAGTGCGTCCTCCTCCCGAGATCCCTCCGCAACAACAACCCTGATACCACCTTCATCAACCACATCCAAGCCGTCATCCTCTCCTATACCCCATGTCAGGCTCACCCGTACTACGCCGCCGCCATAGTTTCCGGCAAGCCCAACATCATGTTCTGGCGTCCCGGCATGAGCGATTGGGTGCCGCAGATGCTCAAGTGGGACTCGGGGTTCAAAATGTGGCAGAAGCAGCTATCCAAGGACCCAATCGAGGACGCCAACTACATCTTCTTCGGCCCGCTCGGCGGGGGATTCTATGTCCTCAACAACAAGGAGGACCTCCTGGTGTACGCCCCCAAGGCCAACGACAGGCACGGCGAGCTCACGATGTCATCCGTGAACAAGTACCAGCTCCGCAGAAATCCCCGACCCACCATGCCGGAGCCAGGGGAGGTGCTCGCCCGCTACCTCGTGGAATCCCGCGGGCATCTGCTCATGGTCGTCAGGTTCGTCTCCACGGAGAAGGCCACGGTGGCGTTCGACGTCTTCAAGCTGGAGCTGAAGCCGCCGTCCTGGAAGAAA of the Oryza sativa Japonica Group chromosome 2, ASM3414082v1 genome contains:
- the LOC9269770 gene encoding uncharacterized protein, producing the protein MADANMAWAELPEECVAGILHHLLCLPDHSMFSGVCTRWRTIAMRHLPPMQPWLFMPSTNATSFFCVACERTHQGPCLPDNARGARFCGAHLEGWVAAAEIPHDDRSVPGNRAPALLNLCTGECVLLPRSLRNNNPDTTFINHIQAVILSYTPCQAHPYYAAAIVSGKPNIMFWRPGMSDWVPQMLKWDSGFKMWQKQLSKDPIEDANYIFFGPLGGGFYVLNNKEDLLVYAPKANDRHGELTMSSVNKYQLRRNPRPTMPEPGEVLARYLVESRGHLLMVVRFVSTEKATVAFDVFKLELKPPSWKKLTLDTLADQTIFLGRGCSFAVEMRKSSQCPPNIYFLDDSVSFSGAGSSTSQAQQVQGPFPCGDTGRCCEQGIVRCPPREPPSDSSPWTWFYLPPYVAFLEWFKTQAIKQLEQVRLHVHRDG